CTTGACGGCGGCGATTTCTTCCAGCTGAGCACGGGTCACGGTACCAACCTTGGTCTTGTTCGGTACACCGGAACCGGACTTGATGCCGGCAGCTTTCTTCAGCAGGAAGGCTGCGGGCGGAGTCTTGGTTTCAAAGGTAAAGGAGCGATCGCTGTATACGGTGATAACAACCGGGATCGGAGAGCCCTTTTCCAGGCTGTCTGTACGGGCGTTGAACGCCTTACAGAATTCCATGATGTTAACACCGTGCTGACCCAGGGCAGGACCTACGGGCGGGCTCGGGTTAGCTGCACCAGCTGCAACCTGCAGCTTGATGTACGCTTGTA
This genomic window from Oceanimonas doudoroffii contains:
- the rplK gene encoding 50S ribosomal protein L11; translated protein: MAKKVQAYIKLQVAAGAANPSPPVGPALGQHGVNIMEFCKAFNARTDSLEKGSPIPVVITVYSDRSFTFETKTPPAAFLLKKAAGIKSGSGVPNKTKVGTVTRAQLEEIAAVKTPDMTGADVDARVRCLEGSARSMGLVVEG